TGGACTCTGGAACCAGGTGACCTGAGGTAGAATCCCAACACTGTCTCTTTCTAGATGTGTGACTTGGGACAAGTTATttagccttagtttcctcatctgcaaagtgtagataataaaatacattcttcaCTGAATTGCTGTGTGGCTTAAATTTGATGAGATATATAAAGTATTTGAACAGTGTCTAGCatatgcccacacacacacacacacacacacacacacacacgctataCACAGCAtacattgatttatatattatattgactttgaatttattattattatttccaatcAGTTCCCTGAGGTCACAAGTGAAACTAAGTTAAATGGTGACTTGGCAGGCAGATGTTCTACTTAACTGGCATTAGTAAAGGCCATGGTTCTCAATACCACGTTAGTGGTTTATAAAGGAGCATGtctcaagtgaaataagtcagccagagaaagacaaatgtcatatgattttactcatatgtggaatttaataaacaaaacagatgaacatagagaaagagaaggaaaaataagattaaaaaaagagagggagacaaactgtaagagactcttaaatgcagagaacaaactaagagttgCTGGAAGGATATTGagtggaggatgggctaaatggatgatgggcattaagaagggcacttgttggggtgagcactgggtgttatatgtaagtgatgagaatcactaaattctacttctaacATCATTATtccactatatgttaactagcctggatttaaataaaatttaaaaatttttaaaatttttttttttaacgtttatttatttttgggacagagagagacagagcatgaacgggggaggggcagagagagagggagacacagaatcagaaacaggctccaggctctgagccatcagcccagagcctgacgcggggctcaaactcacggaccgcgagatcgtgacctggctgaagtcggacgcttaaccgactgcgccacccaggcgccccaaaaatttttttaaaatatacaaaagattggggcacctgggtggctcagtcagttgagcgtctgacttcggctcaggtcatgatctcacggttcatgggttcaagccccgcatcgggcttgacTCTAGTCCTTCCTGGGCCCCATAATTGAACTAAAACCAACAAGTCCAAATGGACATGGAAGAGGATTAGAAAGCAAATCCTTCCATCATTTGCATCCCCAGATTTAGAGCTAAGAATTCTGAGATAAACaaatggaatgaatttggaaatgatGCATCAAAGGCTTCCTCCTATAACATGAATAGTGGGAGCTACTGAGGATCTGCCTATCAAACACTAGAGAGGCATTTTCCTCCACACACCAAACAGGAGTAACAACTCAGGATGACAAAAACCTGCAATCCTGCAGATAATGAATTTTCACCATTTCACATCCTCTCAATTTTAACAATTATAGGCACTGAATGCATCATTGGTATCATTGCAAATGGGTTCATCATGGCTATAAATAtagctgaatggattaaaaataagGCAGTTTCCAATAAGCAGGATCCTGTTTTTCTTGAGTGTATCCAGAATACCTCTCCAAAGCTTCATGATGATAGAAATTACCTTCAGCTCAACATCCCCACATTTTTATAATGAAGATGTTATATATGGTACATTCAAAGTAACTTTCATGTTCTTAAATCATTGTAGCCTCTGGTTTGCTGCCTGGCTCAGCTTCTACTTCGTGAAGATTGCTGATTTCTCCCACCCCTTTTCCTCAAGCTGAAGTGGAGAATTTCCGGGACAGATGCCCTGGCTCTGTGGCTATCAATGTTTATTTCCTTAGGCTACAGTGTACTCTTCTCCAATGACATCAACACCATGTATTGTAACAATTCTTCTATCCCCTCTCCCAACTCCTCTAAGAAAAAATACTTCACTGAGAACAATGTGGTCAACCTGGTTCTTCTCTATAACCTGGGGATCTTCATTCCTCTGATCATGTTCATCTTTGCAGCCACCCTGCTGATCATCTCTCTCAAAAGACACACCCTACACATGGAAAGCAATGCCACTGGCTCCAGGGACCCCAGCATGGAGGCTCACATGGGGACCATCAAAGTTACCAGCTACTTTCTCATTCTCTACATTTCCAATGCAGTTGCTCTATTTCTTTATATGTCCAATATCTGTGATGCCAACAGTTCCTGGATTATTTTGTGCAAATTCATCATGGCTGCCTACCCTACTGGTCACTCCATTCTGCTGATTCAGGACAACCCTGGGTTGAGAAGAGCTTGGAAGCAGCTTCAGCCTCAAGTTCATCTTCACCTAAAAGAAGCAGAATACCACAAAACAAGCCCAACCAGCTCTGCCTCCCCCTTACCTagacccctctcctcccacctcctttcTTCCCCAAACCTGATCTGATCCTTCCACCTGATGTGGTTTTTTATATAGAAGGttaatcttcatttctcttttgcttcttggGCACAGTCTTAGTGATGTTTGACATATTCTTTCCCTAAGCCTTCTATTTTAGCTCCACTTGCTCCATGTAAAAGCAGCGGTTCTACACATTAGAATCTCTGGGGGAGATTTTTGAAATACCAATGTCCAAACCTGATCCTAAATCAATTTAGTCAGAATTTTTGGTGTTGGAACTtagataattctttttaatttcttaaggtgATTGTTTTccaaaacctaaaacaaaaaattttaagatgctcAGCCTGGCTTATATCAGGAAGAAAATTAAGACTactttgagatataattttttACCTATTAGATAAGCAAAGATCAAAAAGTTTGGTAACACACTGTGTGTGATCATGGGGACAAGGCAATCTCATAAATTTATGGAAATGTTAATTGCTGCTTCTTTAAGTACAGTTTAGTAACACATTTGAAAGTACATACTTTCATTTGACAATTATACTTGggggtatttattttatagatatacttgAGTACATAAAAATTGACATATGCACCAATTATTTGTTGCAATATTTTACATCCAAATGGCTATATTCATTATTAAATGGAGCCACACTGGGGGTAGCAACTAATGTTGAATCACCAATCTCTAGaacttaatatttgaaaaattcacCACATAAAACTTCTTCTACTTTCTCTTCCTATCTGCAAAAAATTAGGTTAAATTTCTCCTGAAATAGaggaattgtttctttttcttttcaagaagaTAGACAGACTCTTCTTTAAAGGTCTCATTTTCTGAACTTCCATGTCCATGGGCTTGTaagataacataaataaaatcaaaagggCAAAATGTAAGAACaactttgaaattttgaaattttcaatcCAAGAGAGAGATGCAATTCAAGACCACTTGAATCTATTCAGGATAGGTTCTGGACTTCAGGCTGCCTGGTTATTCATGTCCTGGAGTGGAAAGGGCTACCATCCTGAGAGAAGAAAGGGTGAACTACCTTCCCCCATTTCATAACCAGACTATAGAACAATCTGTAAACATGGACACCTCGGGGGGAGTCCTCACTGGGCTGAAGATTTAACTGTGCTAGCCAGTACTCCTCACATGTGCCATCCTTAAAACCTACCAGAAAGTAAATATGACTTGACACCATGAAAGTCTTCAGAGAAGGAACACAACTATTTCAGGTGTGAGTGTTAGACATACATCACTATTTGCCATTTAATCCCTATCAAggattttgttgtttaaaaaaaaaagtatttgatattCAAAATGATAGCATGCTTCCTTGTACCTTAACAAATGGATTCTGAATAATATACTGGATGCTAAGAAAATTCATAGATGTGCTCTGTAAACACTCTCAGAGGCTGAAGACATTAAGTGAGTGACTATCAAAACACACAGTCATGGGCAGCTGGAAATAGAGCATCAGAGCCATCACCTATGACAAAGTATTGATGGAAATGGCTACATTCCTCATCGAGCAACTCCCAAAACCAAGTAACAGATCATCGGGGAAGTATATATCACATGTCACATGTCACCAGTGTTTCTCACTATTTTCTGGTTAATGTGGtgagatttattttcttgtgaaatAGCCTGATTGCTACAAAGCTGTCTATTAAAAGCATCTTCCCTCCAATTCTCACATatagctttttttaaatgagattgtcAATACTTACAAAAACATAACACCATTACTCATTTCTAAATCTCCACCCAAATATTACAGAAGTGAAATTAGAGTTGTTTCAAGTtgattgtcatcatcatcatattcAAAGTAATATCAGCTTTTGGccaacaaataagtaaacaaatgctGAAAAGGTCTTTTGTGAATAGTAAGTCTCCTGCCTCACCCAAAATCTCACTTCCCCAAAGcaacatttctattatttctgaCTCTAGTTTTTGTGGTGGTTACTTTCATAGCTCCGAACAGGTATACATAGACACGCACATTGTATTATCCATCTGTAAACACCTATTGACTCATCACTGTCAATGGTGAGGACTGAAGTGTCACTTACATTGCCATCAAATGCTGCCCTGTAGTAATTGCATTACTACTTCTGGCTCTGATTCTCAttgcttttaaattattgaatgatcattttaatgtgtctttatttttgagagagagagagcatgagtgagggacaggcagagagagagggagaaacagaatctgaagcaggctccacactctgagctgtcagcacagagcccgatgcagagctcaactcagaaatcatgagatcatgacctgagccgaagtcaggcgttcaaccaactgagccaccaggagccccttgaATGATCATTTTAAGTTGCAGTGTCTTATTCTACTATTTATAGTCCATGCCTACCAATTCCACATTATATAAAAGAGTATGTTAGTGCCCCTATCCTTCTTTTTACTACTTCTCCCTTTTccacctgctttttaaaaaatattttttggcacaaaaacagacacatagaccaatggaatagaatagaaaccccagagctagacccacaaacgtatggccaactcatctttgacaaagcaggaaagaacatccaatggaaaaaagacagtctctttaacaaatgatgctgggagaactggacagcaacatgcagaaggttgaaactagaccactttctcacaccattcacaaaaataaactcaaagtggataaaggacctgaatgtgagacagaaaaccatcaaaaccctagaggagaaagcaggaaaagacctctctgacctcagccgtagcaatctcttactcgacacatccccaaaggcaagggaattaaaagcaaaaatgaattactgggaccttatgcagataaaaagcttctgcacagcaaaggaaacaaccaacaaaactaaaaggcaaccaacggaatgggaaaagatatttgcaaatgacatatcggacaaagggctagtgtccaaaatctataaagagctcaccaaactccacacccgaaaaacaaataacccagtgaagaaatgggcagcaaacatgaatagacacttctctcaagaagacatccggatggccaacaggcacatgaaaagatgttcagcgtcgctccttatcagggaaatacaaatcaaaaccacactcagatatcacctcacgccagtcagagtggccaaaatgaacaaatcaggaggctatagatgctggagaggatgtggagaaacgggaaccctcttgcactgttggtgggaatgcaaattggtgcagccgctctggaaagcagtgtggaggttcctcagaaaattaaaaatagacctaccctatgacccagcaatagcactgctaggaatttacccaagggatacaggagtactgatgcatagggccacttgtatcccaatgtttatagcagcactctcaacaatagccaaattgtggaaagagcctaaatgtccatcaactgatgaatggataaagaaattgtggtttatatacacaatggaatactacatggcaatgagaaagaatgaaatatggccttttgtagcaacgtggatggaactggagagtgtgatgctaagtgaaataagccatacagagaaagacagataccatatggtttcactcttatgtggatcttgagaaacttaacagaaacccatgggggaggggaaggaaaaaaaaaaaaaaagaggttagagtgggagagagccaaagcataagagactgttaaaaactgagaacaaaccgagggttgatggggggtgggagggaggggagggtgtgtgatgggtattgaggagggcaccttttgggatgagcactgagtgttgtatggaaaccaatttgacaatgaatttcatatattgaaaaaaataaataaaaaactaaaaacatctcaattaaaaaaaataaataaaaataaaaataaaacatttttatttatttttgagagagagagagagagcacagcggggagggacagagaaagagagggaggaagaggatccagaacaggctccgtgctgacagcagagagcccggtgcagggctcgaactcaaactatgagatcatgacctgagccaaagttgaacacttaaccaactgagccacccaggtggcccccttTTCCACATTCTAACTGCTGAAAGCAACATGCTCCTTTCACATTGTCATATGCTATTCTGTAACTATCGTTCAGTCTTCTGTGCTTCatctatgaatttattttaaatgtagaagatcaggggcgcctgggtggcgcagtcggttaagcgtccgacttcagccaggtcacgatctcgcggtccatgagttcgagccccgcgtcgggctctgggttgatggctcggagcctggagcctgtttccgattctgtgtctccctctctctgcccctcccccgttcatgctctgtctctctctgtcccaaaaataaataaaaaacgttgaaaaaaaaaatttttaatgtagatGATCAATAAATAGCATTTCTAATATTGTTAGTAAAACTATTATTACTGGACTCAAGACCAAAAAGTGCTTTTCATTAAGTTCAATGACACAATCCATAAACCCAGGTAAAAGGAGATTGTTTCCAGCATAaaaatcaaatgcatttttttttttacactccaTCATTTACTCAGCAACATGAAAGAATTTAGTTTGGGTTTATGATAATCCTGCTCAATTGCCTTCCTTTATGTTGTTataccagccctgcctcccagagaGAGAAGTATATTCCTTACCACCTACTCAAAGGAATTCAGTATTTTAATCATGGCACTCTCAGTTGGATgtaatccactttttttttttttccagtagcaACTTGATCAATGCCTTTCATTCTCATTCCTTTCTTGATAATTGGATATCCTTTCAGGATAATTGACTCCTAAGCCTGACTCATGTTTGTCATCCACCTGGATGTCCGGGTTatatccatcacctattttcTAGATCACAtgtcttacttttccttttcttatttcctccCTTACTTACCGGAACACATCCTTAAGTAACTTCCTCAGAAAAGTCCTTCGGAAAAGGGAAATGTTTTTACTTTGCCCTCACTCTTGATTAGTAGTTGATAGTTGGTTGAATATACAattttaggtctaaaataattTACCTTAAGTTTAGaagaaatttcattcttttcacatTTGTTGTTACTAATTAGAAGTGTGAAAGCAACctgtgtctttttcctttctagttttttgtattctttctttagacatttttaaaatcttctttttatctttcatgaTTCACCAAGACTGCACTACAATTGCATATAACAGAAATCTGATTAAAGTGACCatataatgctatttttaaatgtaacatgAATTCTAGAGGTTGAAAAAATGCTCCAGGAAGTCACTAATGACTCAGGATCCTTCTAGCTTCCTTTCCTACCACATCATGTTGCTGAGGCaacatgagacagagagagaaagagagagagagagagagagagagagagaacgagttggggaggggaagagggagagggagagaggggagagagagaatcccagtagcccctacgcagggctcaatcccacgaccctaggatcatgatctgagctgaaattaagagtatCACCTCTACATTCTAGGCAGAACTGGGTCACATGACACCTTCACAAGGAAAATTgtagaaagaattatttttaatttgtaattgtGCACACTTCCACCCTAATCCACTCTAAACAAAATTAAGGTACTTATattgaggaagagggaagaatgaTCATGGGTTAGACAACTAGTATCAGATGCTCCATTTGGTGAAAATTGTGTAAGACCAATTGAGGGCTTATCAATCAAAGACCatgtctttggggcacctgactggctcagtcagttgggcatctgactcttgatttcggctcaagtcatgatcccagggtcgtgggatcgagccctgcatagggcgttgcactgagcatggagccttcttgggattctctctcccctacttgttctccctctctctctctctctcaaaaacaaaaacaaaaacaaaaaaacatgtccTTCATCAGCACTcataaagtttcttttattttttaaaaataatttcttcctcttcattttctctaaatttgatccttaaaattctttttggtcAGATTTTAGGCCTCCTAGATTAAATATCTGTGTCTCTTATCTTTTTCATCATTGATTTATGCTGAGCATTCAGAGATATTATCTTGAACTCATCTTAATTTTACTGAAATCGTGTTAAcagtatgtaattttaaatatttttaatctcaaagtttcttcatttcctatttctttttaatagcatctttttcttaatttatgaaTTCAGTATCTGTTCTGCCTTCTCTGAAGATACAAGttcaaattttttaagtattcttctTTGATCTTTATTTCTCCAGGGGTCAtttattctgaatatttatcTTGGTCTTTCTCTTTCAGGCTGTGAATTTTGCTCCTATTTCTGATAATCCTTGATTACTAAttcatgaaggaaaatgaaaggctGTTTTGCATAAGTAAGAATTATTCCCCAGCAGGACATTCTTCTGAATGGAAAGGCTGATTGGGACCTCTGTTTTGTAACTGGGCCATCCAGTTCATCAGGATTGGCttctgatgactttttttttaaggtatgtgGGTAAAAAATCAGACATTAGCCTTGAAATCAAAAATGTCATAAGAAAGAATTTAATCTCTGTGCAAACATCACACTGGAAGCCCTGCTTCTTGGAAATGCGTTCAATTTCTCTACAAAAGCATTGTTGATATGAGGGTTGTCAATGGTTCTGTGTGCAGTGATGGAGAAAAGGTTGGAAGGAATCACTGAAGCAGTTATATGGCAGACAGAATTACAACAATGACTTGGTTTTACACCCTGCCTCACTCCTACTAGCCAAAGCTAGGAAACACATCAGGGGACCTCAGGGCTTTCAAGCAAGCTGAGCAGCCACCACACTGCCAGAGGACCACCTCGTGCATATTCTGAGCATCCTCTGTGCCACTTCATCCACAACACGCTTTCATGGATGGTCCACATCCAAGAGATGGGATGAAATCTCTAGTCTGCCCTCACTCCTCTCTCTTAATTATTATGGGATTGTTTTTCTCAGTGGAGTCTCAGAAGAAGGGGGAGTCAAGTACATTTGTTTggtctaaaatttaaaatcagaagcCTTATacacaatatttctttttattacacaAGAACCTCTAAGCCTGTTTCAGCTCAGTCATTGTCAAGCTCATGACAGTGCTTTACCATGGACAATTTCAAATTGTCCAAAACTTAATTTGGGGTCATAAAAATCCCCCAAACTGGTTTTCTACagaaaatttctctctttttttttttttttacaattttttaagttatttattcattttgagagagagaaagcgcgcacgcacacacacacacacacacacacacacacaggggaggggcagagagaaggagaaacagaatcccaagcaggctctatgccatcagctcagagcctgatacggggctcaaagcTGTGAAGTGTGAGTtggtaacctgagccaaaaccaagagttggatgtttaaccaattgtGCCACTCAGGCATTCCTCTACAGGAAATCTCTAAGGAAGTTTCTGAACTAGAGCATTAACTTAATAACAGgcttatcttatttttgttttatgctagtgtttttctcatctgttaacaGACCTGCTAATTTCATTATGTGACTGACCTCTTGGAAAGTTTATCAAGCCTTCAAACTGATTAAACAATAGCAGCAATTCCCCTTTCTCACTGATTTCATAGAAAATTTCCAGAAAGTTGAAATTGGTAAAAGCTGATTACTGGGCTAGAAATGAGAGATTTTCATCAATAAACTGAGTGGTCAGGATACTAAAATAAAGGCAAACATCTGTATGGGGCCTCTCCGCTTGCAATCCACACAGCTGTGTGCATGGCCTCATCAGCTTGAGAATTTTCTCATAAGAGCATAAGAAcaaacacagagaagagaaaggcaggATTTAGCCCATCCCAGCCAACTCTAACTTGCCTGCCAAGTAGATAAAAAGACATGGCGGCCGATTCCCTGGGAAGACTAGTGCCTGCATCACCATGGAGACAGCTATTCTGCCCATCGAGTAGTGGGATTCTGTAAAACAAACAGAGCTGAACACAAAGATGGAGTGCTAGCACCag
This sequence is a window from Prionailurus bengalensis isolate Pbe53 chromosome A2, Fcat_Pben_1.1_paternal_pri, whole genome shotgun sequence. Protein-coding genes within it:
- the TAS2R39 gene encoding LOW QUALITY PROTEIN: taste receptor type 2 member 39 (The sequence of the model RefSeq protein was modified relative to this genomic sequence to represent the inferred CDS: inserted 1 base in 1 codon; deleted 1 base in 1 codon); the protein is MTKTCNPADNEFSPFHILSILTIIGTECIIGIIANGFIMAINIAEWIKNKQFPISRILFFLSVSRIPLQSFMMIEITFSSTSPHFYNEDVIYGTFKVTFMFLNHCSLWFAAWLSFYFVKIADFSHXLFLKLKWRISGTDALALWLSMFISLGYSVLFSNDINTMYCNNSSIPSPNSSKKKYFTENNVVNLVLLYNLGIFIPLIMFIFAATLLIISLKRHTLHMESNATGSRDPSMEAHMGTIKVTSYFLILYISNAVALFLYMSNICDANSSWIILCKFIMAAYPTGHSILLIQDNPGLRRAWKQLQPQVHLHLKEAEYHKTSPTSSASPLPRPLSSHLLSSPNLI